The following proteins come from a genomic window of Edaphobacter sp. 4G125:
- a CDS encoding transglycosylase SLT domain-containing protein produces MQRWLLLTACAPLVLLAGCPQDKANQAGAPGKIPAQATAPATKTAPATSSAQTLPHTTAQTVEDSTKAYKAQQLITRVEQVYRSGVENYRAGHLEAARADFDSAVDQMLTSGLDLKGDPQLSDEFEHLLDAVNSLEIAALKQGNGLSPTIEAAPLDAANEVTFPSNAELTAQLNAELKTTQSDFPLVVNDYVAGFISYFTNSSAGHAHLLRSLERAGKYKDMISKILREEGVPQDLIYLAVAESGFQPQALNARSGAGGMWQFMPFAGAYGLTRNGWVDERFDPEKSSRAYARYIKSLYNQFGDWYLAMAAYDWGPGYVQRAVMKTGYADFWELYRRGVLPGETKNYVPGIIAAIIMAKNPHQYGLDKITPDAPVISDTVTTDYAIDLHLVADLTNASLQEIVALNPSLLRMSTPQDLSFDLHIPTGTRDAFQERVKEIPEDKRSSWRFHVVKAGESLDSIATLLHARSAEIIEANDLKAGDSAAEGDELVIPVTVAAAARAQHYTARRGDTLVTVADRFGVSVEDLRRWNRLSSNTIRPGHVLRVAEPVKLAPKGRAHSRNSTKKGSQHVTASSSKKKTTHSSSKAASTKATRSSSASAHNAPAKSSKTISKSSSKSRSKATR; encoded by the coding sequence GTGCAGCGCTGGCTGCTGCTAACAGCATGTGCGCCGTTGGTTCTGCTTGCAGGATGCCCGCAGGACAAGGCGAATCAAGCTGGCGCACCGGGAAAGATTCCCGCGCAGGCGACTGCTCCTGCTACAAAGACAGCTCCTGCTACGAGCAGCGCGCAGACGCTGCCACACACGACGGCCCAGACGGTAGAAGATTCGACCAAGGCCTATAAAGCACAACAACTGATTACCCGGGTCGAGCAGGTTTATCGCAGCGGCGTTGAGAACTATCGCGCCGGCCATCTGGAGGCAGCACGCGCTGACTTTGATTCCGCAGTCGATCAGATGCTGACTAGCGGCTTGGATCTTAAAGGCGATCCGCAATTGAGCGATGAATTTGAGCATCTTCTCGATGCGGTGAACTCTCTGGAGATTGCAGCCCTAAAACAGGGGAATGGTTTGTCGCCGACGATTGAGGCAGCTCCACTGGATGCCGCCAATGAGGTGACCTTTCCTTCGAATGCGGAACTGACAGCACAACTCAATGCAGAACTGAAGACGACCCAGTCGGACTTTCCTCTTGTGGTCAATGATTATGTCGCCGGCTTTATCAGTTACTTTACGAACTCCTCTGCGGGCCACGCACATCTTCTGCGTTCTCTGGAACGCGCAGGCAAATATAAAGACATGATCTCGAAGATTCTGCGTGAGGAGGGAGTGCCGCAGGATCTGATTTATCTTGCAGTCGCTGAATCGGGTTTCCAGCCGCAGGCACTGAATGCCCGTTCGGGAGCAGGAGGCATGTGGCAGTTCATGCCTTTTGCTGGAGCCTACGGGCTTACGCGCAACGGGTGGGTCGATGAGCGTTTCGATCCGGAGAAATCTTCGCGCGCCTACGCACGCTACATCAAATCGCTCTACAACCAATTTGGCGACTGGTATCTCGCGATGGCAGCCTACGATTGGGGCCCAGGGTACGTGCAGCGTGCGGTCATGAAGACCGGCTACGCAGATTTCTGGGAGTTATATCGTCGTGGAGTATTGCCGGGTGAGACCAAGAACTACGTTCCCGGAATCATCGCTGCCATCATCATGGCGAAGAACCCGCATCAATATGGGCTGGATAAGATCACGCCGGATGCTCCGGTGATCTCCGATACGGTCACGACCGATTATGCGATCGATCTTCATCTGGTGGCCGATCTCACTAATGCATCTCTCCAGGAGATCGTTGCGCTGAATCCAAGCCTGCTGCGGATGAGCACACCGCAGGATCTTTCCTTCGATCTGCATATTCCCACCGGTACGAGGGACGCTTTCCAGGAGAGGGTGAAGGAGATTCCGGAAGATAAGCGATCCAGCTGGCGCTTCCATGTTGTGAAGGCTGGCGAATCGCTCGACTCAATCGCAACGCTCCTACATGCACGGTCTGCCGAGATTATTGAAGCGAACGATCTCAAGGCAGGCGACAGCGCCGCGGAAGGTGACGAACTCGTTATTCCCGTGACCGTTGCGGCAGCCGCGCGCGCGCAGCATTACACGGCACGCCGCGGAGACACGCTCGTTACGGTTGCAGACCGCTTTGGGGTTTCGGTCGAAGACCTGCGCCGTTGGAATCGCCTCTCGTCCAACACGATCCGGCCGGGACATGTGTTGCGTGTCGCAGAGCCGGTAAAGCTGGCTCCGAAAGGTCGCGCGCATAGCAGGAACTCGACGAAGAAAGGCTCGCAGCATGTCACTGCATCCTCCTCGAAGAAGAAGACGACGCACAGTTCTTCTAAGGCGGCATCGACAAAAGCTACGCGCAGCTCTTCTGCATCTGCACACAACGCTCCCGCGAAATCGTCCAAAACAATATCGAAGTCCTCTTCCAAATCGAGATCAAAAGCTACACGATAA
- a CDS encoding MmcQ/YjbR family DNA-binding protein produces the protein MDAEQMRKLLLEMPHVTETMQWGAKLVFWVGDKVIGGKMFALVNLEGDGMAVISYAAGPERYPELLEREGIRPAPYLARAYWVAVERWGVFRQDEWKEEMQAAHALISAKLPKRTRDVLAMPTRERQRLIVERKASYAKTAS, from the coding sequence ATGGATGCCGAACAAATGCGCAAGCTGTTGCTGGAGATGCCGCATGTAACCGAGACCATGCAGTGGGGCGCCAAGCTGGTCTTCTGGGTCGGTGATAAGGTGATCGGCGGCAAGATGTTTGCTCTGGTGAACCTGGAGGGCGATGGAATGGCCGTGATTTCCTACGCCGCTGGACCAGAGCGATATCCCGAGCTTCTGGAAAGAGAAGGGATTCGGCCTGCGCCATATCTTGCACGAGCATACTGGGTCGCAGTCGAACGATGGGGCGTGTTTCGTCAGGACGAATGGAAGGAAGAGATGCAGGCTGCACACGCGTTGATTTCCGCAAAACTACCGAAGCGCACGCGGGACGTGCTGGCGATGCCCACAAGAGAACGTCAACGGCTGATTGTAGAGAGAAAAGCGTCGTACGCGAAGACAGCATCGTAG
- a CDS encoding DoxX family protein, producing MKIAVLIARILLGLIFTVFGLNTFFHFLPMQLPPGDAGTLMGIMFKYGWFTFIGILYVIAGVLLLIGRYIGVALTILGPIIVIILLYHITMDPKDIGPGLFAALLEIFLIYAHWHHFDDVWLSGKNPSTGV from the coding sequence GTGAAGATCGCCGTGCTCATCGCTCGTATCTTGCTGGGGCTTATATTTACCGTCTTCGGCCTCAATACCTTCTTCCACTTCTTGCCGATGCAGTTGCCGCCTGGCGACGCCGGAACGCTGATGGGGATCATGTTCAAGTATGGATGGTTTACGTTTATCGGCATACTTTACGTGATTGCAGGAGTCCTGCTGCTGATCGGACGTTATATCGGCGTGGCCCTCACCATCCTTGGCCCAATCATTGTCATTATTCTGCTGTATCACATCACCATGGATCCAAAGGACATCGGTCCAGGGTTGTTTGCTGCTCTGCTTGAGATATTTCTCATCTATGCTCACTGGCATCATTTCGACGATGTCTGGCTAAGCGGTAAAAATCCATCGACTGGCGTATAG
- a CDS encoding peroxiredoxin, producing MRKGMWIAVAVALVATCGFKIQAHAATDEVQAGATAPNFTLPSQEDKPVSLSDYKGKWVVLYFYPKDQTTGCTIEAHNFQRDMPKYDAANAVVLGVSLDTVEGHKAWCAKDTFSFKLLADPDHKVVDEYGVPVMTHGDMKFASRQTFLISPKGKVVKVWPKVDVQKHSEEVLAEIAANKK from the coding sequence ATGCGCAAAGGAATGTGGATCGCAGTAGCAGTGGCTCTGGTTGCAACGTGCGGGTTCAAGATACAGGCACACGCCGCAACCGACGAGGTACAGGCGGGAGCAACCGCCCCGAACTTTACTCTTCCCTCGCAAGAGGACAAACCAGTCAGTCTGAGCGACTACAAGGGCAAATGGGTCGTGCTGTACTTCTACCCAAAGGACCAGACGACGGGCTGCACCATTGAGGCCCATAACTTTCAGCGCGACATGCCAAAGTATGACGCTGCAAACGCCGTTGTGCTGGGTGTAAGCCTCGACACCGTTGAAGGTCACAAAGCATGGTGCGCCAAGGATACCTTCAGCTTTAAGCTGCTTGCCGATCCCGATCACAAGGTGGTCGACGAATATGGCGTTCCTGTGATGACGCATGGAGACATGAAGTTCGCCAGCCGACAGACATTTTTGATCTCTCCCAAAGGCAAGGTTGTAAAGGTATGGCCTAAGGTCGATGTGCAGAAGCACAGCGAAGAGGTTCTGGCAGAGATCGCAGCCAATAAGAAGTAA
- the lpxA gene encoding acyl-ACP--UDP-N-acetylglucosamine O-acyltransferase yields MSIHPTAIVAQGAVIPESCTVGPFCTIGPNVVLGERCELVSHVVLDGHLTIGDDNRVFSFACLGIAPQDLKYKGEPTQLVIGDKNDIREYVTISRGTEGGGGVTRIGSGCLIMAYTHIGHDSIIGNGVILANAATLAGHVTVEDYATVGALNPVHQFCTIGKYAYVGGGTTITQDVLPYSLTSIERNNHAYGINKVGLERKGFTPEEIKQLRAAYKLLQASKLNTTDALVAIQEKVASGEFGEKVAYLADFIAKSERGIIK; encoded by the coding sequence GTGAGTATCCACCCGACTGCGATCGTTGCACAAGGGGCTGTGATCCCGGAGAGCTGTACGGTGGGGCCGTTCTGCACGATCGGACCGAACGTCGTGCTCGGCGAGCGCTGCGAACTGGTCTCTCACGTTGTACTGGATGGCCACCTGACCATAGGAGATGACAACCGCGTTTTCTCCTTCGCTTGCCTCGGAATCGCTCCGCAGGACCTGAAATACAAAGGCGAGCCGACCCAACTTGTAATCGGCGACAAAAACGACATCCGTGAGTACGTCACCATCTCGCGTGGCACCGAAGGCGGAGGCGGAGTTACTCGCATTGGCTCCGGCTGCCTAATCATGGCGTACACGCACATTGGGCACGATTCAATCATCGGGAATGGCGTAATTCTGGCGAATGCAGCAACACTCGCCGGCCACGTCACAGTGGAGGACTACGCCACGGTCGGCGCGTTGAATCCCGTCCACCAGTTCTGCACGATTGGAAAGTACGCTTATGTCGGTGGCGGAACGACCATCACGCAAGATGTGCTGCCTTATTCGCTAACCAGCATCGAACGGAACAACCACGCCTACGGGATCAACAAGGTAGGGCTCGAGCGCAAGGGATTCACCCCTGAAGAGATCAAACAGCTACGCGCTGCCTATAAGTTGCTGCAAGCCTCAAAGCTCAATACGACCGATGCTCTTGTTGCCATCCAGGAGAAGGTTGCCTCAGGTGAGTTTGGAGAAAAGGTCGCTTATCTCGCCGACTTCATCGCAAAGAGTGAACGCGGAATTATCAAATAA
- a CDS encoding LpxI family protein translates to MVTNERLGLIAGNGRFPFLLLDAARAHGLTVIVAAIKEETDLAINARAAADPNVRVHWMSLGELSRLIETFHAEGVSRAVMAGQVKHKQIFSSIRPDWRLAKLLLNLRTRSTDMLLGAVAKVLSDEGIELISSTQFLEPLLAKPGVLTRRPPDEQEQKDIVYGRTIARAIAGYDLGQTVVVAAQACVAIEAMEGTDATIERAGSLFRTLDIEDAVREHSTETTTLRRSLTVVKVAKPNQDMRFDVPVVGVPTIQTMQRAGATCLALEAGRTLMFDPAAIVTAADQAGIAIVAE, encoded by the coding sequence ATGGTGACGAATGAGCGGTTGGGGCTGATTGCAGGCAACGGCCGCTTCCCTTTTCTCCTACTTGACGCTGCGCGTGCTCACGGCTTGACCGTGATTGTCGCCGCCATCAAGGAAGAGACTGATCTGGCCATAAACGCACGGGCTGCGGCCGATCCCAATGTGCGGGTCCATTGGATGTCGCTCGGCGAGCTCTCGCGTCTGATTGAGACCTTTCATGCCGAAGGCGTAAGCCGTGCCGTAATGGCAGGGCAGGTGAAGCACAAGCAGATCTTCTCCAGCATTCGTCCGGACTGGCGGCTGGCCAAACTCCTGCTCAACCTGCGCACGCGCTCGACTGACATGTTGCTAGGCGCAGTCGCCAAAGTGCTGAGCGACGAAGGCATCGAGCTGATCTCCTCCACGCAGTTCCTGGAGCCGCTGTTGGCCAAACCGGGCGTACTCACCCGGCGCCCCCCTGACGAGCAGGAGCAGAAAGACATCGTCTATGGGCGTACCATCGCTCGTGCTATCGCCGGCTACGACCTTGGCCAGACCGTCGTCGTAGCTGCACAAGCCTGTGTTGCCATCGAAGCCATGGAAGGCACAGATGCCACGATTGAGCGTGCAGGATCTCTCTTTCGCACCCTGGACATCGAAGATGCCGTACGCGAACACAGCACCGAAACTACCACGTTACGACGCTCGCTCACTGTGGTTAAAGTCGCCAAACCCAACCAGGACATGCGCTTCGATGTCCCTGTCGTTGGTGTTCCCACCATCCAGACCATGCAGCGGGCCGGAGCTACCTGCCTTGCTCTGGAAGCGGGGAGAACGCTGATGTTCGATCCCGCCGCCATCGTGACCGCAGCCGACCAGGCCGGTATCGCCATCGTGGCGGAATAA
- a CDS encoding SDR family NAD(P)-dependent oxidoreductase: MEKLAEEGVSLSLSGKVALITGGSRGIGAAAVRMFRQAGARVFFNYRSAQEQALSLAAECGGTELCQCAQQELASPADGATLVRSAVQAFGRLDCLVVNHGVWPPYDVPISSMSDDQWRSTLAINLDSTFGLVRAAVAQMQQQTPITGARGHIVLVASTAAQRGEAFHVDYAASKGALVSLTKSLSSELAGDGIYCNCIAPGWVDTEMSAAALMHPETSKKVLATIPLGRVARPEEIAGPILFLCTPLAGFISGEIFNVNGGAVLVG, translated from the coding sequence ATGGAAAAGTTAGCCGAAGAGGGCGTTTCGCTCTCGCTCTCCGGAAAAGTGGCTCTGATTACAGGCGGTTCGCGAGGCATCGGTGCGGCCGCGGTAAGGATGTTCCGTCAGGCTGGAGCCAGGGTTTTCTTCAACTACCGCTCTGCACAGGAACAGGCCCTTTCTCTGGCTGCGGAATGCGGCGGTACTGAGCTTTGCCAATGCGCTCAACAGGAGCTGGCATCTCCGGCTGACGGTGCAACTTTGGTTCGCTCCGCAGTACAGGCCTTCGGCAGATTGGACTGCCTCGTCGTCAATCACGGTGTATGGCCTCCTTACGACGTTCCCATAAGTTCCATGAGCGACGATCAATGGCGCTCCACGCTTGCAATCAATCTCGACAGCACCTTCGGCCTGGTGCGTGCAGCCGTCGCCCAGATGCAGCAGCAAACACCTATTACAGGAGCCCGTGGGCACATCGTTCTGGTTGCTTCGACCGCTGCCCAACGCGGCGAGGCCTTTCATGTCGACTACGCCGCCAGCAAGGGAGCGTTGGTCAGTTTGACGAAAAGTCTCTCCAGCGAACTGGCCGGCGATGGAATTTATTGCAACTGTATTGCCCCGGGCTGGGTTGATACCGAGATGTCCGCCGCTGCCCTCATGCACCCAGAGACGTCAAAAAAAGTGCTGGCCACGATTCCCCTCGGTCGCGTTGCACGGCCCGAAGAAATTGCTGGCCCTATCCTGTTTTTATGCACGCCACTGGCGGGATTTATCTCAGGCGAAATCTTCAACGTCAACGGCGGCGCCGTGCTGGTGGGTTAA
- a CDS encoding SDR family oxidoreductase, with the protein MSGSWKAEYIPLLSGRRFLITGANSGIGFYAALKLARKDAELILACRDPQKAEAALARLREEAPGVRAEVATLDLASLASVRDFAAKELERRRPLHVLINNAGVMAVPQRTLTPDGFEMQFGTNVLGHFALTGLLWPALEQAAKESAAPPRVVTIASIAHKRTLLNLEDLHSAKEYSPLRAYQQSKLANLMLALELGRRLRAAGSSIRSVAAHPGVASTALFRTEGRSTLIKALRTVIGYGISTFLNDEAEGALPTLYAATSPDAANGGYYGPQGYDEMRGEVVGPAKIAPHAKDEASAARLWEECRQMTGVNFP; encoded by the coding sequence ATGAGTGGCTCATGGAAGGCTGAGTACATTCCGTTGCTCTCAGGGCGGCGTTTCCTGATCACCGGTGCCAACAGTGGCATCGGGTTTTACGCCGCACTGAAACTCGCGCGCAAAGACGCGGAGCTGATTCTCGCCTGCCGCGACCCACAGAAAGCGGAAGCTGCTCTGGCTCGTCTTCGCGAAGAAGCTCCCGGAGTTCGCGCTGAAGTTGCAACACTCGATCTCGCATCGCTCGCCTCCGTTCGTGATTTTGCAGCAAAAGAACTGGAACGTCGCCGCCCCCTGCACGTTCTCATCAACAACGCTGGAGTTATGGCGGTTCCGCAACGCACTCTCACCCCTGATGGATTCGAGATGCAATTCGGAACCAACGTGCTGGGCCACTTTGCCCTGACGGGGCTCCTCTGGCCCGCGCTCGAACAGGCAGCAAAGGAATCCGCCGCTCCACCCCGCGTCGTAACCATTGCCTCGATTGCCCACAAACGCACGCTACTCAACCTGGAAGATCTTCACTCGGCGAAGGAATACTCTCCCCTGCGCGCTTACCAGCAATCTAAGCTGGCAAACCTGATGCTTGCGCTGGAGCTGGGTCGTCGCCTTCGTGCGGCAGGTTCCTCAATCCGGAGTGTTGCAGCACATCCCGGCGTCGCCTCCACGGCTCTCTTCCGTACAGAAGGACGTTCCACTCTGATCAAGGCCCTTCGCACTGTAATCGGATACGGAATCAGCACCTTTCTCAACGACGAAGCAGAGGGGGCTCTCCCCACACTCTATGCTGCAACCTCACCCGATGCGGCGAACGGCGGCTACTACGGGCCACAAGGATACGACGAGATGCGTGGAGAGGTCGTTGGGCCAGCAAAGATCGCTCCTCATGCCAAAGATGAAGCGTCCGCCGCTCGTCTATGGGAAGAATGCCGCCAGATGACCGGGGTCAATTTCCCATAG
- the tyrS gene encoding tyrosine--tRNA ligase translates to MPTFPSVEDQLDLIAKGAAEIIPMEALKERIQQSIATGKPMRIKAGFDPTAPDLHLGHTVLIRKLRHFQQLGHTVIFLIGDFTGLIGDPTGKSQTRKLLTQEELDANAATYRDQVFKILDPQKTEVRYNSEWFNKIGAAGMIKLAAKFTLSQMLEREDFHGRFDAEQPIHIHELLYPMVQGYDSVALESDVELGGTDQKFNLMRGRDLQRDAGQPPQIVLMMPIIEGLDGVQKMSKSLNNAIGIHEPPAEMYGKLMSISDELMWRYYTLLTDLSQRQIDEMKADVTSGALHPMQAKKNLAHSITRDFHSQEAADAAAANWATQFQQRAVSEDVPVVQIARDTDGLVAPEGDAIRLPKLLQLTGLAASTGEATRKLNENAVSINGTKFSERAISLETLGSNPVLRLGKRAVRVEWV, encoded by the coding sequence ATGCCGACATTTCCATCCGTTGAAGACCAGCTCGATCTCATCGCCAAAGGTGCAGCCGAGATCATTCCCATGGAGGCTCTCAAAGAGCGCATTCAGCAGTCCATCGCCACCGGTAAGCCCATGCGCATCAAGGCAGGCTTCGACCCCACGGCCCCTGACCTCCACCTCGGACATACCGTACTGATCCGCAAGCTGCGTCATTTCCAACAGCTGGGCCATACTGTCATCTTTCTCATCGGGGACTTCACCGGCCTCATCGGCGATCCCACTGGCAAGAGCCAGACTCGCAAACTTCTCACCCAGGAAGAACTCGACGCGAATGCCGCAACCTACAGGGATCAGGTCTTCAAGATTCTCGATCCCCAAAAGACTGAAGTTCGCTATAACTCTGAGTGGTTCAACAAAATCGGCGCAGCCGGAATGATCAAACTCGCCGCCAAATTCACGCTCTCCCAGATGCTGGAGCGCGAAGACTTCCACGGCCGCTTCGACGCCGAACAGCCTATCCACATCCACGAACTTCTCTACCCCATGGTGCAGGGGTACGACTCGGTCGCGCTCGAATCCGATGTCGAGCTCGGCGGCACCGACCAGAAGTTCAACCTGATGCGCGGACGCGATCTACAGCGTGACGCCGGTCAACCGCCCCAGATCGTCCTCATGATGCCCATCATTGAAGGCCTCGATGGCGTACAGAAGATGTCCAAGAGCCTGAACAACGCTATCGGGATCCACGAACCGCCCGCCGAGATGTACGGCAAGCTCATGTCCATCTCCGACGAGCTCATGTGGCGCTACTACACCCTTCTCACCGATCTCTCGCAACGACAGATCGACGAGATGAAGGCCGATGTGACCTCTGGCGCGCTTCATCCCATGCAGGCAAAGAAGAACCTCGCCCACAGCATTACTCGTGATTTCCACTCGCAGGAGGCAGCCGATGCGGCAGCAGCTAATTGGGCTACGCAGTTCCAGCAACGCGCTGTGAGCGAGGATGTCCCTGTCGTTCAAATCGCACGGGACACCGATGGCCTCGTTGCTCCCGAGGGGGATGCTATTCGTCTGCCAAAACTGCTCCAACTCACCGGACTGGCTGCATCTACTGGTGAGGCGACTCGCAAACTCAACGAAAACGCCGTAAGCATCAATGGAACAAAGTTCTCCGAACGAGCGATCTCGCTGGAGACTTTGGGTTCTAATCCAGTACTACGATTGGGAAAACGCGCTGTGCGGGTTGAATGGGTTTAA
- the lepA gene encoding translation elongation factor 4, giving the protein MDPSHIRNFAIIAHIDHGKSTLSDRLLELTGSLTAREMQAQVLDAMDLERERGITIKAHTVRMMYKAKDGETYQLNLIDTPGHVDFSYEVSRSLASCEGALLVVDASQGVEAQTLANAYLAISNGLEILPVINKIDLPSADIARTKEMIEKSVGLPASDAIPVSAKTGQNVDEILEAVVHLLPPPKGDAEAPLQALIFDSWFDPYRGVIVLARIINGRMKKGQRIKLMSNGKIFDIESMGVMTPKPVELSELSAGEVGFFVATIKNVSDTKVGDTITDVERPCAEPLPGFEDIKSMVFAGLYTVDSHEHSLLRDALEKLRLNDSSFNFEPESSAALGFGFRCGFLGLLHLEIIQERLEREYNLDLITTAPGVRYKITLTDGSMVEVDNPSRWPDPSEIEQIEEPVITAKILTNEEYVGGILKLVEDKRGRQQNFEYVSETRVMLTYELPLNEIVLDFYDRLKSVSRGYASLDYHLAGTWISPMVKMDILVSGEPVDALSIIVHRDFAYERGKALVEKMRELIPRQMFEVAIQAAIGSKIIARSTVAAMRKNVIAKCYGGDISRKRKLLEKQKEGKKRMKRIGKVDIPQEAFLAVLKVGEE; this is encoded by the coding sequence ATGGATCCCAGTCACATCCGAAATTTCGCGATCATCGCGCATATTGACCATGGCAAGTCCACCTTGTCGGACCGCCTGCTTGAACTGACCGGCTCGCTGACCGCACGCGAGATGCAGGCGCAGGTGCTGGACGCAATGGATCTCGAACGCGAACGCGGCATCACCATCAAGGCCCATACCGTCCGCATGATGTACAAAGCAAAGGACGGCGAAACGTATCAGTTGAACCTGATCGACACCCCGGGCCATGTGGACTTCAGCTACGAGGTCTCGCGCTCTCTGGCTTCGTGCGAAGGCGCGCTGCTTGTCGTGGACGCATCCCAGGGCGTTGAAGCACAGACATTGGCGAATGCCTATCTCGCCATCTCCAATGGACTCGAGATTCTTCCCGTCATCAACAAGATCGATCTTCCCAGCGCCGATATCGCGCGCACCAAAGAGATGATCGAGAAGTCCGTCGGACTTCCGGCCAGCGATGCCATCCCTGTTTCAGCCAAGACCGGGCAGAATGTCGATGAGATTCTTGAAGCCGTCGTACACCTGCTTCCTCCGCCAAAAGGAGACGCCGAAGCTCCGTTGCAGGCGCTCATCTTCGATAGCTGGTTTGATCCCTATCGTGGCGTCATCGTACTGGCCCGTATCATCAACGGTCGCATGAAAAAGGGTCAGCGCATCAAGCTCATGTCGAACGGCAAGATCTTCGACATCGAGAGCATGGGAGTCATGACTCCGAAGCCGGTTGAGCTCAGCGAGCTCTCGGCTGGTGAGGTCGGCTTCTTTGTCGCCACGATCAAGAACGTCTCCGACACTAAGGTAGGCGACACCATTACCGACGTCGAGCGCCCTTGCGCTGAGCCGCTTCCCGGCTTTGAAGACATCAAGAGCATGGTCTTCGCCGGACTCTATACGGTCGACTCGCACGAGCACAGTCTTCTGCGCGATGCACTTGAGAAGCTGCGTCTCAATGACAGTTCCTTCAACTTCGAACCCGAGTCTTCCGCCGCTCTCGGCTTCGGTTTCCGCTGTGGCTTCCTCGGTCTTCTCCACCTCGAGATCATTCAGGAGCGCCTTGAGCGCGAGTACAACCTCGACCTCATTACCACCGCGCCCGGCGTGCGTTACAAGATCACCCTGACCGACGGCTCCATGGTCGAGGTTGATAATCCCTCCCGCTGGCCCGACCCCAGCGAGATCGAGCAGATCGAAGAACCCGTTATCACCGCAAAGATCCTCACCAACGAGGAATACGTTGGCGGTATCCTCAAGCTCGTCGAAGACAAGCGCGGTCGCCAGCAGAACTTCGAGTACGTCTCCGAGACTCGTGTGATGCTAACCTACGAGCTCCCTCTCAACGAGATCGTGCTCGACTTCTACGACCGCCTCAAGTCCGTCTCACGTGGCTATGCCTCTCTCGACTACCATCTCGCCGGAACCTGGATCTCTCCTATGGTCAAGATGGACATTCTCGTCTCCGGAGAACCCGTCGATGCGCTCTCCATCATCGTGCACCGCGACTTTGCCTATGAGCGCGGCAAAGCTCTGGTCGAAAAGATGCGCGAACTGATCCCGCGGCAGATGTTCGAGGTCGCTATCCAGGCCGCCATCGGCTCAAAGATCATTGCCCGCTCCACCGTCGCAGCGATGCGCAAAAACGTCATCGCCAAATGTTACGGAGGCGATATCAGCCGGAAACGGAAATTGCTCGAAAAACAAAAAGAGGGCAAGAAAAGAATGAAGCGGATTGGCAAAGTCGACATCCCTCAAGAGGCATTTCTTGCCGTACTCAAGGTCGGCGAGGAGTAA
- the fabZ gene encoding 3-hydroxyacyl-ACP dehydratase FabZ produces MTESTETSTLPAAETPEAKQTMDILEIMSILPHRYPFLLIDRVVEIERKQRIVAIKNVSFNEPQFQGHFPDYPIMPGVLMVEAIAQAGGALLLTEIPDRDNKLMVFTGIDSAKFRKPVVPGDQVRIEVKVLNWRSTAVRMQGTATVDGKVVCEATVMCALVPRAAKKAEA; encoded by the coding sequence ATGACTGAATCGACTGAAACTTCTACGCTCCCGGCAGCCGAGACGCCGGAGGCGAAGCAGACCATGGACATCCTCGAGATCATGTCCATCCTCCCCCACCGCTACCCCTTTCTTTTAATTGACCGTGTGGTCGAGATCGAGCGGAAGCAGCGCATCGTCGCCATCAAAAACGTCTCGTTCAACGAACCTCAGTTTCAGGGCCACTTTCCCGACTACCCCATCATGCCCGGCGTCCTCATGGTCGAAGCCATCGCCCAGGCCGGCGGAGCCCTGCTGCTGACTGAGATTCCTGATCGCGACAACAAGTTGATGGTCTTCACCGGGATCGACTCCGCAAAGTTCCGGAAACCCGTTGTTCCTGGCGATCAGGTCCGCATTGAGGTCAAGGTATTGAATTGGCGTTCCACCGCAGTGAGGATGCAGGGTACGGCGACCGTCGATGGCAAGGTCGTCTGCGAGGCCACCGTCATGTGCGCTCTGGTTCCACGTGCTGCAAAGAAAGCCGAGGCCTAG